The DNA segment CCCATACTGTTCTAGATTAGAAGCAACTTCAATTTTCCTCACTGCACCAATCCATgctaaattttgaattaaattacttttaatttaccAAACAAAATCTTCTCCACTTTCACCCTTTGAATTAAAAGGATTTAAGAAAGATTCTAGCTTCAATGAGATTGGAACATAATGATTAGACCATATATCCTTCTTAGATAATGCCTCAACATCATTCCATCTATCATCTTCTCCCAAATCAAAACCACTATTTTCAAGGGAATTTGAAAACTTACAAGGGACTTCTAATTTGGACAAGAATTCATTCACCTTTTCCTTTTGTTCCAAAAGCAACAAATGGAGTTCTTCTACTTGATTGACtctactttatttttctttctccatatcaacatatttttcttccaattttgtAAACCTTGTTTCCAGGTTATCATATTTTGCTTAAACACTTTGCAATTGAGATACCAGGACACTCCTTTCATTCAGAAGATTATGCTTTTCATTAGTCAATGAATTGCACAATTCTTCCAAGCTACTTGATTTTTCCCTTAAACCTTTAAGCTCAATTTTTTCATCACAAAGGGACTTCTCTGGTAATGTACTCTTTAAGTTGAGTTTGAACATCCGGTTCTTCGCCATTTCCACGTTTGCAATAACTCGTCCATTTTTGTCCTTCAAGTGCAAAATTCGATCTTCATAAAAACCGAATAACCTTTGTCCAATAATTGTCCCATACTGAGAATATTACTCTCCATTGTACCTTCTTTTCCGTCCTTTTgggaaaaaacatattttttctcGACCTTTGATTGGAAGTTTTATTGAGTCTCCAAAAGACACATGTCCATCTTCTATCTTTTGTATATCAAGAAATAGGTGTTTGTGCCCACACATATGATTACTAGCACCAGTGTCTAGATATCATATCATGTCACTATCTAGAGTGACGTCTTCATTGGCCATCATGagaattccttcatcttttgtCTCATCTTCCTGCACTAAATTTGAATTTTCTTCCACATTTTCTTGGCATAACACTCATTTGCATAGTGTCCATATTTTCCGCAATTGTAACATTCAACATTTGAACGATGTGAGCGACCACCACGATCACGATCTCGTCCACACCAGTTTTGTTGGTTCATTTGTCCCATATCTTCATTGTTGTTTCCATGACCACGACCTCCGTTGTGATCAAAACCGTGACCTTTGCGTCCATTTCCTCTTCCTTGGTTATGTTGCATGTACATCACCTTGTCTTCTTTAATAGTCATATTTGTTTGTAGGGCTTCCTTCAAGACttcttgtttctttttcttctttcattgTTCATGTGCTTTAAGAGAACCCGCGAGATCATCAATGGTCATCTCTTCCACATTTCTTAACTCTTCGATTGCACATACAATATTTTCAAAGTCATCGGTCAATGACCTAATAATCTTCTCCACGACCCTTGCATCTGTGAGAGTTTCTCCATTACGTTTAAGTTGATTGGCTATCGTTTGCACACGAGTGATGTAACTAGATACATCTTCTGAATTCTTCATCTTCATGGCCTCCAACTCACCTCGTAGAGTTTGAAGACGCATTTGTTTAACTCGTCGAACTACACCCTTGAACACCTTTTCTAAGATGTCCCATGCTTCCTTTGAAGTGGATGCATAAGAAATCTTCTCGAAAATTTTACTCATCGACAACTCTATACAACATGTACAAAGTTGCCTTATCTTTCGATCGTGTCTCTTTCAACACTTTATTTTGGGCCGCCGAGTAACGAGTGGTATTTTTtggttcttcaaaaccttcttgaACCACCTCCCAAAAATCTTGGGATCCTAGAAGAGCTTTCATTTGGATGCTCAATTTGTCATAATTGGTCATCTTTGTTAATTGAGGAAGGGACAAATTATTGTTTATACTGGTCATAACTCTTATACCAATTTATGAACAAagaatataacttttatttcacTGCTGCTTTTCAAATGAGAATACAATTTCTAAATAGTCTTACAATAGAGTTCTCAAATTCTACCTTCTCTCTCATAAAACCTATactataaattacatttaaaaccatagtataaatgacattcaaaattataattgaaGCTAATAATTATTGACCCATTcaaatttctaaataaaattgATGACGACTTTGAGTTTAATGCTAACAATATAGTGGTGAAGTCATCTGGTGAGAAAGTTTGTGCAGGTTAGAGACGATAGCTAGTCTTCAAAACGCCCTACCACTTGGATCGTGAGGACCTTCACTGTAGTAATCATAAGACAAAGAAACACTTAGAGTGCTTTTCCAGATCATTATGCCAAGCTGCAACAAAAAGTGATACATGAAGCAAGGTAGAATAATAAGGTATAGTAGGATGCAAAAAGCACGAGGAAGTGTTTGTGCTAATGTTGCACAAACTGTCATAGTTAGGAGCGTAAACACAATTTTCTCCAATGTAGACAAGAGTGGTCTTGCTAGactaaacattaaataaaaaagtattgatGAAAATTTTGAATACTCAATAGGAAAACTCGAAGGAGAAGATGACAAGTAAGTGTGGCACTATGTGGATAATTGAAATGGAACATCTAATCATATGATAGAAAAAGCACACaagcagtttatactggttcactcttaaacccagaactacatccagtccccaaaaacTTCTGGGTTTCTATTATGCAACCAAAACTATATTACAACATAAACCACCAAAAGAGTGACCTTGAGCCCATGAAGAAACACACTCCTTTTGGCACAACAATCCTTAGAAATTAGAACATCCTCTGATTCTGCACTTACACCCAATTACAAAAATACAGTAATTAAGGAAGAAGAGAATAGAATCCACctaggtattacaaagcttaaagatcAGAAGAACACCTctatcctattccacacacttgaaaatccaaagcttgatgtgaatcttgaaaacttgaaattgaatttgCACTGTGATTTctcaaaactatttttcttaCTTTCCAGGAGCATATAACTAACTTTTTATACTccaaagaataattaaaaacatttaaaacaggagcgcattcagttagaaatcatttaagagAGATTCACAAATTAGAActaaattctgttaggattttcaaagaaacaatgggttgaaaacacgaaacaaccgattgatttagtttgacagttaagtcaaccaagtcaaacaagtttcaacctttttcaaaaccatctaagaacaaaacaaccggttgattcgataaaacaacatgttgttttttacTTAGTTAAAAAacattctattttaaaaaagttttcaaatcaAATCAGTTCTGGATTCAAACAAGGAGTGAATTACActttaatctacccagatcccacccatacacagcagcaacaccagcctttcatcaaacatcttggatttggattcttcaaagctcttgatcactcttgatcaacaactAGATGGTCTAGTAGCTAGATGTTCTAACGCCCATTGGACAATCTTATGAAAATAATCTATAAGTTTTGATATAACAAACACTATAAGATGTGTTAAAAATTCTAACAAAGCTCACTCATGTGCAGATTTAGATAAATACTCATTAGATGTTCTAGGTTTACTAAACCTATTAGACGGTCACGTGTCAGACGATCTTATTCTCGATATACTAATTAGACAGTCTTACAATATGAAGAGTATAAAGGTACTCTAGATGGTCTCGTAAGACATCACTGGAGAATCAACATGTTAGCCAGTCCATAATGTAAATATGATAGAAGGTCTCATTGGAGTAAACTGACTAGACGATCCAACATTAGAAGGTTACACCAAACAGTCTTGACAAACGGTACCTAAGGCTATATGAAGTCAAAAGACTTAAAAGCTCAAAGAAAACTAAATAAGATAGAGCTCATAGTCACACTAGACGATTAATGGAGCTTGTACATGACATGCAATCACTTCGTCTTCTACATGTTAGACGATCTAACATTTCAAGGAATGTATATACTTCATCTTTATAATCTTTTAATGTTCTGACATTGCTTTAATGTTTCTGAACCTTATTTGATGATCTTAGTTCCTATAAACCAAAGCTTTTGAAATAAAACATTCAAATCTTGAATAGAattaaaaagtttttgaaaacacAATTACAGTAGAGTTTTTGGAAATGAAGGTTTAGATAATCAGAAATAGTAAAGATAATGTTTCAGTGATAGTCGTTCATTATTATGATCTTTATTATTATCTTTGATACTCGTAATGTTTCCAAAAATTCTTGAAGGAACTTAAAAGACAAGTATGAAGATCAAATATGAAGTTTTCTATTCGAGCATAACAGGAAAACTAAAGTGCTACAATGCAAGATTTGTGCAGACTGAGACTAAAGTAGAATCAAGCttcaatattaaatatatagaaATGTGGAAGGATTTCAAAGTGCAACATCAATAAATAAACGCTCAAGATACgaagaaatatttatattagaagTTTCTTCTTCGAGTGTCTGATGACAAAAAGATGAAGTGTTGAATGAGATTTGTACAAACGCAAAGAGTTTCCACGAACAATCTAAATATGGAAATTATTCAAAGATTAAATCATGTAATATTAATTGGTCAAGACACATATTATTAAAGCTGAAGTTTCCTTATCAAGCGTCTTATGACATAAAGATGAAGCCATTCTGTGAGATTTGCACGAATGAATTTTAAAGCATTATCAAACCATTGTGAATGAAgatttagaaagaaaaatatgattCAAAGTGTAAACAAGTGATAAAATTCATTAAAGGCTCATAACAGAACATTCTGATTTTAGTGTCTAGCACAAGGGAGACAGTGAATCAAAGATTTGGCCAAAAAGTGTTAAAGCCTCAAAGTTCAAAATTTATACCGATAAAGAAATAGTTTGAAAGTGCAAATATATGTTGAAGACGCACATATTCCATTAGAGCATATGTTTCCTATCTAAGCATTTTTTGCATTGATGAAGAAACAACGTGGTAGATTTCATCACCAAATTGAGTTAAGAACATTAAAGCTACAATGTTCcaatttgaagaataaaaaaaaacaatttgaattAATCCACACGTTAAAGTCATGGAAGAATCAATCAGAGCAAAAGTTACCATTTTGAGCGTCTACCGGCTATGAGAAAAATTTCCTCACACGAAGCTTCAAGGGTCACATTTTATAAGGCTATTTAAAgaccttgaagatgaagaacacACAACGAACATACATAGAACGAGATAAAAAT comes from the Phaseolus vulgaris cultivar G19833 chromosome 8, P. vulgaris v2.0, whole genome shotgun sequence genome and includes:
- the LOC137825227 gene encoding uncharacterized protein, whose translation is MSKIFEKISYASTSKEAWDILEKVFKGVVRRVKQMRLQTLRGELEAMKMKNSEDVSSYITRVQTIANQLKRNGETLTDARVVEKIIRSLTDDFENIVCAIEELRNVEEMTIDDLAGSLKAHEQ